In one window of Nakamurella sp. PAMC28650 DNA:
- a CDS encoding MSMEG_0572/Sll0783 family nitrogen starvation response protein: MSEIDDTIAANIAKSLGEIPHPSLPKGSNIYGSTKIFPDYQAEAGQSYFTLVHGIAHESSVSFVAILQATRALRKGYESAIYFYGPGAMNCIANRGFPTTGDSAFPGEQNINDSLATFIKEGGTVFCCRFGLSLHGLREEDLMEGVIPSHPLDVQDALIHYARKGAIINSTYQF, encoded by the coding sequence ATGTCCGAGATCGACGACACCATCGCCGCGAACATCGCCAAGTCCCTGGGAGAGATCCCGCACCCGTCACTTCCCAAGGGCAGCAACATCTACGGGTCGACCAAGATCTTCCCGGACTACCAGGCGGAGGCCGGCCAGTCGTACTTCACCCTGGTCCACGGCATCGCCCACGAGTCGTCCGTGTCGTTCGTCGCGATCCTCCAGGCCACCAGGGCCCTGCGCAAGGGCTACGAATCGGCCATCTACTTCTACGGTCCGGGTGCGATGAACTGCATCGCCAACCGCGGCTTCCCGACCACCGGCGACTCGGCGTTCCCCGGGGAGCAGAACATCAACGATTCGTTGGCCACGTTCATCAAGGAGGGCGGCACCGTGTTCTGCTGCCGTTTCGGTCTCTCGTTGCACGGCCTGCGCGAGGAAGACCTGATGGAGGGCGTCATCCCCTCGCACCCGCTGGACGTCCAGGACGCCCTGATCCACTACGCCCGCAAGGGCGCCATCATCAACTCGACCTACCAGTTCTAG
- a CDS encoding transglutaminase family protein yields the protein MTRRHVQIGCDFVHQAQVDTSTVFQVAPLNDRISDEVFTFSPSVDSHEYHDIYGNRCLRVVMPAGRSEFNYRAMVDVPDETEDFDLSAPEIPPHDLPDDVLVYTMPSRYCLPDMLGNEAWSRFAQTPPGYGRVQAICDHVNSHLQFAYGSSYPTSTAADVNASGFGVCRDFTHLAISFCRALNIPARYVFGYLADMDVPVDPAPNDFAAWMEVWLGDRWWTFDPRNNVRRKGRILIGRGRDASDVAMVTTFGGPLLESMFVIADEVFPARELHRPEDSQELTAGRQR from the coding sequence GTGACCCGACGGCACGTCCAGATCGGCTGTGATTTCGTCCACCAGGCACAGGTCGACACCTCGACCGTGTTCCAGGTGGCGCCCTTGAACGACCGGATCTCGGACGAGGTGTTCACCTTCTCCCCCTCGGTGGATTCCCACGAGTACCACGACATCTACGGCAACCGGTGCCTGCGGGTAGTGATGCCGGCGGGCCGATCCGAGTTCAACTACCGGGCGATGGTCGACGTCCCGGACGAGACCGAGGACTTCGACCTGTCGGCCCCGGAAATCCCGCCGCACGACCTGCCCGACGACGTACTCGTCTACACGATGCCCAGCCGCTACTGCCTGCCGGACATGCTCGGTAACGAGGCCTGGTCACGGTTCGCCCAGACGCCTCCCGGATATGGCCGCGTGCAGGCGATCTGCGATCACGTGAACAGTCACCTGCAATTCGCCTACGGCAGCAGCTATCCGACCTCGACGGCGGCCGACGTCAACGCCTCCGGTTTCGGCGTCTGTCGAGATTTCACGCATCTGGCGATCTCATTCTGCCGCGCGCTGAACATCCCGGCCCGCTACGTGTTCGGCTATCTGGCCGACATGGACGTGCCGGTGGACCCCGCCCCGAACGATTTCGCCGCCTGGATGGAGGTCTGGCTGGGCGACCGTTGGTGGACGTTCGATCCACGGAACAACGTGCGCCGCAAGGGCCGGATCCTGATCGGCCGCGGCCGGGACGCCTCCGACGTCGCGATGGTGACGACGTTCGGGGGGCCCCTGCTGGAATCGATGTTCGTCATCGCGGACGAGGTGTTCCCGGCCCGGGAACTCCACCGACCCGAGGATTCGCAGGAGCTGACCGCCGGCCGCCAACGGTGA
- a CDS encoding amidohydrolase family protein yields the protein MPPTNALDAHRHIGVLPAFGFYGGPPVNPDISARKTVADLIADLDAEGTEQAIILPNYGVPMPEVSFGLNHLALEAAAKTDRIRCGLWVSPRPQDASMTDEALALAGESGVVALKTSFLLGGSASDPECAESLDKIFAAALAHDLVVHVHTSPGAASDIDQVGLLVDRYADDVKIHLVHFGGGMSGHIKLINSRFFDWIEAGKKVYSDTSWAIGFAPRWLAAEIERRQIGYDRILFASDEPWGDHAGELARLQAAVGDGELARMMLRDNFTTLYG from the coding sequence ATGCCCCCGACGAACGCCCTGGACGCCCACCGTCACATCGGTGTGCTCCCGGCGTTCGGATTCTACGGCGGGCCTCCGGTGAACCCGGACATCAGTGCCCGGAAAACCGTCGCCGACCTGATCGCCGATCTCGACGCCGAGGGTACCGAACAGGCCATCATCCTGCCCAACTACGGCGTGCCGATGCCCGAGGTCTCCTTCGGGCTGAACCATCTTGCGCTCGAGGCGGCCGCCAAGACCGACCGCATCCGTTGCGGCCTCTGGGTTTCCCCCCGCCCGCAGGACGCGTCCATGACGGACGAGGCCCTCGCCCTGGCCGGCGAGTCCGGCGTCGTCGCCCTCAAGACCAGCTTCCTGCTGGGCGGCAGCGCCTCCGATCCGGAGTGCGCGGAATCGCTGGACAAGATCTTCGCGGCCGCCCTGGCACACGACCTGGTCGTCCACGTGCACACCTCGCCCGGCGCGGCGTCGGACATCGACCAGGTCGGTCTGCTGGTGGACAGGTACGCCGACGACGTGAAGATCCACCTGGTGCACTTCGGCGGAGGTATGAGTGGGCACATCAAGCTGATCAACAGCCGGTTCTTCGACTGGATCGAGGCCGGCAAGAAGGTCTACTCCGACACCAGCTGGGCCATCGGGTTCGCACCACGCTGGCTGGCCGCCGAGATCGAAAGACGTCAGATCGGTTACGACCGAATTCTTTTCGCCAGTGACGAGCCGTGGGGTGACCACGCCGGCGAGCTGGCCCGGCTCCAGGCGGCCGTCGGTGACGGCGAACTGGCCCGGATGATGCTGCGCGACAACTTCACCACCCTGTACGGCTGA